One window of Kosakonia cowanii JCM 10956 = DSM 18146 genomic DNA carries:
- a CDS encoding DUF2502 domain-containing protein has product MFRSLILAAVLLAFAPLAANAGEITLLPSVKLQIGDRDNYGNYWDGGRWRDRNYWNNNYEWRDHRWHKHDRGWHRGWDKRGWDKRDAYERGYREGWNDRDDRRGPGRGHGHGHHH; this is encoded by the coding sequence ATGTTCAGGTCACTGATTCTGGCAGCAGTATTACTGGCTTTTGCGCCGCTGGCCGCCAATGCTGGAGAAATCACCCTGTTGCCGTCGGTTAAATTGCAGATCGGCGATCGCGATAATTATGGTAACTACTGGGACGGCGGCCGCTGGCGCGACCGCAATTACTGGAACAATAATTATGAGTGGCGCGATCACCGCTGGCATAAACATGACCGCGGCTGGCATCGTGGCTGGGATAAACGTGGTTGGGACAAGCGTGACGCCTATGAGCGCGGCTATCGCGAAGGCTGGAACGATCGTGACGATCGCCGTGGACCGGGTCGCGGTCACGGGCATGGACACCACCATTAA